Genomic segment of Mycoplasmopsis edwardii:
GTGAACAACTTAATGAAATGTATAGAAATAATCAATTCTATATTAACGACGGCGTTATTACAGCCGGTAACAAAAAGCATTTTGTTTTAGCTAGTTTACAAGATTTTGATAGATGAATTATTAAGAACTATAATGATTCTAAATTGCGCTTTTTAAATGATTCTAAGGTCATTTCTCCAACACAAAAAACTAAGACAATGGAAGCCGTTATTATGAAAGGATACTTTGATGGTAACGAAGTCTTTTTAGATGAAGTTAATGAAGATTACTATGATTCGTACTTACAAAAAAGTTATATGGTTGATGACTATGTTAACTGAAGCAAAGAAAACGAACAAATCAAGCACGAAGTTTCTCAAGAAGAAACTGAAAAAGTTGTATAAAAAGAAGGCAATTGCCTTCATTTTTTATAATTTAGAAACTTCAATAATTGCTTTTTTGTTTTTAAGATTGCTTTCAATAACCTTAAAGGCAATCTCATTTTCAAGAACAAAGCGCATGTTTTTATATAGTTTATTTTTATTAGTCTTTTTAGTTAATCAATCTGCAAGACTCATATCTTCTTCATCTTCTTCAAGATGACTTGTTTCAATTTCAAGTTGTTTAAATAATTCTCACATGATAACATCTTCTTCAACTCTAGATTTTTCTAAAGAAATTTCATAGATCTTTTCTTCGTTATCATATTCATCATATATTTCACCAATGATTTCTTCAATGATGTCTTCAATAGTGATAATTCCAATGATTTCTGAACTGTTGTTATTTTCTGTAACAAAAGCCATTTGTGCTCTAGCGGTTCTCATTTTTTCAAGAGCACTTGACAAAATTGAGTTAGCCGAAACAGTAGGCACTTGTTTCATATAATTCATGATTTTACCTTTTTGCAAGTGGAAAATATCTTTAAGAAGTAAAATCCCAATTAGTTTTCCATCTTGTTCAATAGGTAAACGTGAGTAGTTAGTTTCTTTAAAAATTTCATGAGCTTCTTTTATGTTTGCTTTAAATCTTATTGATGTAACATCTTTTAATCTAATATAGTGTGATAAAACTTTTGTTGAGTCTAAGTCCAATGCTTTTTGAGCAAGGATACTTTCTCCAGTTTGTAATACACCTTCTTCTTGAGCTAAGTTAATAATTGATTTTAAATCTTCTTCAGAGTTTGTTACATAAACCTTTTTTGAAATTTTAGAAATAGGTCATGTTAAAAGTCAAAAGATTCAATAATTTAAGTCAATATATCAACCAAAAAATTGTAAATATCTTTTTGGATATTGTTTAGCAATTAACTTTGGTGTAATTTCTCCGAAAATAACTAATAAAGGAGTAACAACAGCTGTAGAAATGATAATAACTAATTCATCATTATCAACAATCATTTTACCTAATAAAAAGGCTGTTAAAGTTGAAGAAACAACGTTTACTAAGTTATTACCAATTAATATTGTTGTTAAGATTCTATTGTATCTTTTATGGTGTTTTTCAATTAAAGAAGCAAACTTCTCGTTGTTTTCTTTCATTTCATGAATTTTAACACTCGAAAATGAAGAATAAGCAGTTTCACACCCACTATAAATAGCACTAAGCATGAAAAGAAAGATTAAGAGAACTAAAAGTCCTATTTGAGCTCCTAGACTAATTGAATGCATAAGAACCCACTTTATTTAATGTTTTAAGTAATTGTTTACTATAATACGTTTCCATTTTTGCCCCTAAATTATTATGATTTTTCATCAAAGAAAGTAACAATATTACCTTTATATAACATTTCTGTATAGCCTGGTTGTCCGTTACGGTTTTTTGCAACTGTTACTTGTGTTAAGCTATATTCATCAAATTTACTTGCATCATCGTCTTTTTTTGGATCGAGAATATTTCTGCTTAAAAAGATAACAATGTCAGCATCTTGTTCGATTGCCCCTGATTCCCTTAAGTCACTTAATTGTGGTCTTTTTTCGGTTCTTTGCTCAACTGAACGAGAAAGTTGCGATAATGCAATGATCGGAATTTTAAGGTCTAATGCAAGCACTTTTAAACTTCTAGAAATCTGAGCAACTTCATTTTGTCTGTTACCATTTAAATTGTGCCCACTTATAAGTTGTAAGTAATCAATTACAACTAGCTTTAAACCACCAGGAACAATCTTGTGTAAGTGCTTGATTTTTCAAATTAAATCAGTGATTCTACTTGATGTATTATCATCAAGGAATAAATTTTCATTATTAATGTTTTCCTTGAATGAATTAGCTAGAATTTCAAGTTCATTTGATTGTAATAAACTTGGTTTTTGTAATTTTGCCAAGTGGATATTTGTTATAGAAGAAAATAAACGGTATGTTAATTCAGTATATGGCATTTCAAGAGAAATAAATGCACAATGGTTTGGTTTGATAGTTGTTATACCATCTTCTGATATCTCTGTAACACTAGAAATGTTTTTAACAATATTTAATGCTAATGCTGTTTTACCGACTCCAGGACGAGCAGCTAAAACTATTAATTGTCCTGGTTTAAATCCTTTGATAATTTGATCTAGTTTATCAAATCCAGTTAACAAACCTTCAGGAAGCTTGTTTTCAAGCGCAAGGCCTATTAACTCTTCCATTTCCTTTGTCGCAGATGCAAAACTAATGAAAGAACTGTTTTGTAGTGAACTTAAGTTATTTTCTTCTAAAAATGTTTCAAAATCTTGAACTGAACCATCTCATGTGATTTTCTTGTTATGGCTCATTGCGTCAAGGGATAAGTTGTAGAAGACTTCAAGGTTTCTCATTTTGTTTAACTCAATTAAGTTTTCAACGTTATTTAAGAAGTTTTCTTCATTAACAAACATTGAACTAATTTCGTTAATTAAATTGGTTGTTACCAATGGATATTTAATTTTTGATTCTTCATCTTCAATCATGTTTCTGATTTCAAAGAAGTCAACTGAAGAACCAAAACCAATAAGTTCTCTTTTATCTTTTATATATCTAAATAAGTCTTTATGTCCTTGATAAAAAAAGTGTTCATCAGTAAGATATTGAGTTGCTAATTGTTGTTTTTCTGAATCCGCCATCATGAGGTTTAAAACAGTTTTTTCAATCACACGATTTTGGAATAAGGTATTTTCATTTGTTTGTTTTATAAAGTTTTCAAAGTTATTGTACTTTACAAAATTCTTATTTTTACTTTTTGACATTAGTAATGTTGATTTCTATTCTTAATTTTGCCTCGATATCTTTGTATACATAAACTGCAATTTCATGAGATCCATGTGAAACAAGGTGGATTTTTTGTAATGCATGTTTTTGTAAGTTGAACCCAAGTTCTTTAAGTTTTTTATCTACATCTTTAGTAGAAACTGAACCATGAACGTTTAAGTTGCCATTGCCGTCAATGTTTGATGTTAAGTTGAATTTTAATGTTAACTCTTCAAGTTTTTCTTTTAATCTTAAAGCATTTGTTCTGTGTTCATGTTCATCTGCTGCAAGATTATCTAATCTTTTGTTTAATTGAGCTAATGTTTGTTCGTTGTAAGGCACAGCTAAACCTTTTTTGATTAAGAAGTTAGTTCCATATCCTCCTGATACTTCAATAACTGTATTTGCTTTTCCGTCTTTAGAATCTTTAATTAATATTACTTTCATTGTTAATTTGTCTCCCTGATGTTGTTATTGCGAATTTTATGTTATCAACAAAAATTTCTAGATCTTCTTCACTTGTTGCAGCAGCAGTACTAAAGTGTCCACCACCACCAACAGCTTCACAAATAATCTGAACATTTGTTTCTATACCTCTAGCACTTAATTTGTAAGTGTTAGTTCCTTCTAATTTAGCTACTACAAAGGATGCAATTCTACCTTTGATTTTTAAGATCTCATTAGCAGCAATTGAAATTACGTCATTTGTTGCTTCAATATCTGAATAAGCTAAATAGTATCCTTCTTTAATCTCTAGTGTATTAGCAAGGATCTTCTTAATTTTTTCTTCTGTATCTTCATCGATTTTTAATAATTCACCACTTTTAAGTGAACTTGCTCCTTTTGCTTCTAATCAAGAAGCAGCTTCATAAGTTCTTGGTGTAACTGATTTTGAGAATTGGATTGTATCTAAATAAATTCCGTTTAATAATAATTGTGCACAAGTTTTAGAAATAAGTACTTTGTATTCTAAGAATGAAATTATTTCGGTAACAATTTCTGAAGCACTTGAGGAACTGGTTTCTACGTAGCAATTTGTTTTTGGTGCAAACTCAATTGATCTTGCAAGCCTATGGTGGTCAAAAACAAATATGTTTTCTCTATGCACATCGTCAATTGCGTTTGGATTATCAGTTCTATTTGGATCTGCAATATCTACAAAAACAACAAGTGTTTTGTGTGTTGTGTGTTTAAGTGCGTAATTAGATTTAACAAATACACTAGCAGATTCTGTAGCAAAAGAATCTTTGGTATCTTTAAATAAACTTTTTACTGTATTATCAAATGTGTCTAAAACAATATGAACATCCTTATTAAAGTTTTTAGCTATTTCATAAATACCATAAGCTGCACCAATTGCGTCCAAGTCAGCTCATTTATGCCCATAAATAAAGATATTTTCGATTTCAGGATCATTAAGTTTTTTCTCAAGGTTCCTTGTTATGTTTTTGATAATTGTTCTATTATTATCGATTAAGATCTCTGTATTTGATCCTAAGTAGATAGGAGGTTGATTGTTTGAATAAATGGTAATTTGATCTCCACCACGTGATTGTGCTTGAACTAAGGCTTTTTTAGCTTGTTCAATTTTTTTCTTAAGCGATGTTCACCCATATGCAAAACCACCACTTAAAGAAATTTTGTTAATTGATGGATCATCTAATCTTTTGTTAACTTGTAAAAATAAATCAAAGTTTTCATTTATTAGTTGTTTTAAACTTTGCTCATTAGTAAAGATTAAGAATTTACCATTAGTGTATTGTCTATAAGCTAAGTTATATTTTTCTGTATATTCGTTGATTGAGTCGATTACAACTTTATTAATTTTGAATAATTGCTCTTCAGAAAGTATTGATTGATAAAGTTGGTAGTTATCAATTTCAATTTCACCAATAACAGGCATTTGTTCTAGTGTTTGAATTTTGTAAATTAATTCAGGTGTAATATCTCTAATGATAATTAAGTTACTCAAAGGTCAAAACTGAACTTCATATGTTTTGTTTGAATACTCAAATTCAAAAATTTTTTGAGATAAGTCTTTTGAAACTTTGTACTTAGAGTCAATTTTTAGTAGTAGTTCATTAATTTTCATTCCTACGAAGTCTCTACCAAAAGTTGATCTAATAAAGTGACTTGATCAAACAATTTGTTGTTTGGTGTCAAAGATGCAAACTCCTATGTTGTTCTTGGTCATGATTTCTTCAATAAATCCATTGAATGATTTTTTGATAAGATCACGTGAACGAGAGAATTCTAAAAGTGCATAGAAACCTAACATCATACCTGAAATTAAGATAATTAAAATTCCTAATGCAACAAGTGCTGATATTCTCTTATCGTTCTCTAAAACAATAAACATTGCTAGAAAACTAATGAAAAGAATAAAAATCAGTGAAATAAGTACAATTAGCAATCATTTCTTCTGTCTTTTTGTCATATTACCTCTATCTAATATTTATTTTATAAATATTATTTAATTATATCATTTATTCTATAGAATAAAAAAACACATCTTTATGATGTGCAATAAAACCATATTTTAGTGACTGTGTGTATGGAATGATAATACAAACGCAGCTAAAATTACTCCTAAAAATAAAGTTACGATTGTTAAAATTCAGCTTTTTTTACTAAAGTTTACATGGTAAAACTCTGGGAAGAACTCTACAAGCGAAGTGAATAAGAAAATTCCTGAAACTGAGGCATAAATAAGGGATTTACCTGCATTATTTATTGAACCACCTGCATACATTCCGATTATCATGAATGGTAAAAATAATGATAATCCTAAAAATGATAATAATAATGCTTTTATTGGTGAATAACCAGCATCTTTTAGTCTCACGTAAAACACTACTTCTTCTGGTATTAAATGTAAGATTAAAGAAAGGAAATAAGCAGTTGTAATTGAAGAAATATTTGACTTAACTTCTCCTATACTGTTAGGCACAAATAAACTTAAGTTATATCCTAATAAAAGGCCTTCTGGAATTCTGTGAGTAAGTAATAATAGTAGTGCAATTACTTTTAATCTTGTTTCAGTTTTCTTAAATAAAGCTTGATCTGCTATTTCTAATTTATCATCATTATTAAAGATGAAATCTTCATGTGAATGTGTGTGGTCATGGGTATGTCCGTCTTCAACTGAATGCTCGTGTACAAAGACGCTTAACCTTTTCGAAGCAAGTAGTTTTTTATTAAATTTATATGAGATCACGAATTTAATAAAAAATGAAAATGCGATACCTAAAATTAAACCACCAACAACAAATAAGATGTTATAACCATATAAAGTTACTTTAGCTACATTTAATCCGAATGTTGTATTAACAAATAAATTAGAATTCTCTAATGCTTCTCTTAAAAAACCAAATGTAGCTAGAACAATAAAGAAACCTGTTGAAAATGAATAAACATAAATACTAAATGTTTTCTTTAATTTTTTACCAATAACTGGTAAGAAAAGAGCTATTAATACTGGTATAAATAACATAGCTCCTAAAAAGATAAAAATTAAGAATAATTGTGAAAGTCAAGCAATTTGAACTGAATCATTAATTGCTTCATATAAATTTTCAATTCATTGCATATTTATTAGTTATTGAATTTGATTTCGATATTGTGGTAAACCTCTTGAACATCGTCATCTTCTTTTAATTTGTCGACAAAGTCTAAAAGTTTTTTCTCTTTTTCTTCATCATATTCTGCATACATGTTAGGAATGTATGTAACTTCACATTGAATAAATGTATCAATATTTAAAGCACTTTCAATTGAATTTTTTAATGTACTAAAGTTTTCTGGAGCACATAATAAAACAAATGAATCACCTTCATTTTCAATGTTTTCAACATTGTTTTCTAAAGCAATCATCATTAAATCATCTTCTGAAACAAATTCTTTAGAAATCTCAATAATTCCTTTTTTATCAAAGGCAAAAGGAATTTGACCTGTTTTACCTAAAGTTGCATTTTGTTTGTTAAAGTAAGCTTGAATATTTGATTTAACTCTATTAACATTATCACTAAGTGTAACTACGATAAAAGTAGCTCCACCACTTACTGTAGCATTGAAAAGTAATTCTGTATAAGCTTCTGAACTTTTAGCTCCTTTAGCTTTAGCAATCGCTCTTTCAATATTATCCTTAGGCATATTTTTAGATTTAGCTTTAGCAATCGCTAATTTTAATGCTGGGTTCATGTCAGGATCTGGTCCTGCTGAAGCTGCTACATAAATTTCTTTTGAAAGCTTTTGGAAAATTTTCCCTCTAGCTGCATCTTGTGCACCTTTACGGTGTGCGATATTGGCTGCGTGTGAGTGTCCTGCCATAATAAATCTCCTTATTTAATATTTCTTACTGTATAAATTTTATCTCTCTTATGTTGAGTGATTTTATGTTTAAATTCAATTTTTTTAATTGTGTCTGAATTTAAATACTTTTTCAATAAAGTTGGATTATCAATGTGATTTAAGTAAAAATCTAGTTCATCATAACTGAATCCAAGTTCACTTTCATCAGTTTGACCTTCTCATAAACCAGCAGATGGTGCTTTATTGATGATTGAACCGGGAACATTCATTAAACTAGCTAAAAATCTAACTTCACCTTTTGTGATTTTAGAAATTGGTAATAAATCAGCTCCACCATCACCAAACTTTGTGAAATAACCAATAAAAACTTCATCTGCGTTATCAGTTCCAAGCACTAAATAGTCGTTTTCTTGTGCTAACGCATATAAAGTAGTCATTCTTAATCTTGGTTTAATATTCGAAATAGCCAGTTTATTTGATAAATCAAAATTACTTACAAGTGATTCAAATGTTTTGGTCAAATCAACTGTTAGAAATTTATCATTAAATGCTTTTTCTAGTTCTCAAATATGATTTTTATCACTATCAGTCATGCTGATAATAGGCATAATTACACCTAAAGTATCATTTGGTGCAACTGATTTTGCAAGGGCATAAACTAAACTTGAATCAATCCCACCACTAATACCAACAATAAATCCTTTTGCATTAGCCTTTTTTAACTTATTTTTAAGAAAATTTTGTATTTTTAAGATGTATGAATTTGCAATATTTTCATCATATTGAACAATGTTGTTCTTGTAACTTGAAATTTTACTCATTAATCCTCCTTTAATATTCATATATTTTACAATAATCTGTCCAAAATCCTATAACTATATAAGTGAAATGAAAGGAAACGAAAATGGCCGATACAAAAATTTTAAAATATGTAAGATTTGTTAAATTTTTAAATTATTTTGTTAAAAGATTCCTATTTTTGGACACTCTGAAAGTTATTTTATTGATATTTTGAGTAATACAAAAAAATAACACTTTTTATTGTATAATAATAAAAAATTTGTTGATAGGAGAAGATGTGCTTAAAATACTAAAACACCCACTTATTGATATTAAATTAACCAAAATGAGAGATGTTAATTGCAATCATAATGAATTCAGAAGAAACCTTAATGAAATAGGTTCTTTAATGGTTTATGAAATTATGCGTAATTATGAAACAAAGAAAGTTACTGTTAAAACCCCTTTAAACCAAGAATTTGATGGTGATAACTTTAATAAAGAAATTGTCCTAGTACCTATTTTGAGAGCAGGTTTAGGAATGACTGATGGACTTTTAAACTTGATTCCTGAATCAAGAGTTGGACATATTGGAATGTATAGAGATGAAAACACTTTAACACCAAAGGAATACTTCTACAAAATTCCAAATGTTGATAAAGATAGTTTATTAATTGTTGTCGATCCGATGCTTGCGACCGGTAATTCAGCAGTTGATGCAATCAGAAGATTAAAACAAGATGGTTTTACAAATATTAAACTTGTGTGTTTAGTAGGTGTGCAAGAAGGTGTTGATAATATTGAAAATAATTTTGGAAAAGATTTTGAAATTTATCTAGCATCACTTGATTACAAATTAAATAAACATGGATATATTGAACCAGGTTTAGGTGACGCAGGTGATAGAATCTTTGGAACAAAATAAAAGGAGAAATAATGAACGAAAACAAAAAAATAATTTTACATACTATTGTTTTTAAAGAAAAAGCAGTTGCATTTCCTGGCGCAATTGTTGAAAGAGAATTTGAAAATGTTGATGACTTTTTAAGTTTTGAAAAAGCAAAGAAAGGTGATACATTCGCAGTTCTTTATCAAGTAGAAAATACTGGTTTAAACTCTAGAGGTATTATTGCTACATTTTTAAAATTAAACAAGTATGATGGTTCAAAAAAATCAAAACCCAAATATACAATTACATTTAAAGTTAAATCATTTTATGATGCAGAAGAACTTGGTCTTGTAGTTTTTGATAAAGAAAAAGGCGGGATTATTAAAGAATTAATTGATCAAGCCCGTATTGATGAATTATTAGAAACAAAAGGATTAGGTGGTTTTGGATTTGGGACTGCTGGTTTTAGAGATGATATTGATCCATTTGATACAATTCTTAATATTAATGATTTAACGTCTGAATTAACTAAAATGACAGATATGTTAAAAAATCTTGCAAAACCAATTGAGAATGATAGCAAAACAAGCAGTACATTTGAAAGTTTTGTTCTTGACAAATTACCATTAGAAAAATCAAAAAACGCAACTATTTCATGAATTGAAACTTTAATCAATGAAAATAGCGAATATTCAAAATCAGAAAATTATACACAAAGAACTAGAGAATTATTATTTACAATATTGTCATATTTAAACGATGAGTTCTTTAACAAAAGTGAACTTTTTGAAGAATTTAGTATGTCAAAAATTACAGAAGTTTTAGTTAAAGTTTCTGATGTACTTGGTTTAAGTGCAGAAATTAATCAACAAGTTCAAACAAATATGAATAAAAAGTTATCTATTCAACAAAAAGAATTTATCCTGCGTGAAAAAGTTAAAGTTCTACAAGAAGAACTTTCAAACATTAATGTCCCAATAAATGAAGATGATTATTCAAGAGATTTAAAAGATAAGGTAAAAAATAAAATTTATCCTGATTCTGTAAAAAAATTAATTTCAGAAGAAAATAAAAGATCAAGCGAAATGATGCCTGTTTCTCCTGAAGCATCAATTTCAAAAACATATGTTGCTAACCTTAAAAAACTTCCATGAAGAAAAACACAAAAAGAGTTCTTAGATATCAAATATGCAAGAGAAGTTTTAGATAAATATCATTATGGTCTTGATAAAGTTAAGGAAAGAATTATTGAATATATCGCTGTTATTATTAACCAAAAATTAAATGACAAAGATACTTCTAAAAAACTTTCTTTAGATTCAGAACATGAAGTTGATATGTCATTATTCAAAGAAGATAAAAATGAAAAAGAAACATTTAATAATGTTCCAATCATTTGTTTAGTAGGTCCTCCTGGTACAGGTAAAACTTCATTATCAAAAGCAATTGCTGAGTCACTGAAAAGAAAATTCATCAAAATTTCATTAGGTGGAGTTCATGATGAAAGTGAAATTAGAGGACATCGTAGAACTTATGTTGGTGCTATGCCTGGTAAATTAATTAAAGGTATTTTAAAAGCAGAAGTTTCTAACCCTGTTATTTTACTTGATGAAATTGATAAAATGGCTTCTACAAATAAAGGAGATCCTGCTTCAGCAATGCTTGAAGTGTTAGATCCTGAACAAAATTCAAAATTCCAAGATCACTACCTTGAACATGAATATGACCTTTCAAAAGCAATCTTCATTGCTACTGCAAATTATTATGAAAATATTCCTCACGCATTAATTGACCGTGTAGAAGTAATTGAGCTTTCTTCATACACATTAACCGAAAAAATCAATATTGCTAAAAATCACTTATTACCAAAAGTTATTGAACAAGTAGGATTAAAAGAAAACTTCTTTAACATTGATGATAAAACTTTTGAATACATCATTAAACATTACACAAATGAAGCCGGTGTTCGTGGACTTAAGCGAATTTTAGATAAAATTGCTAGAAAATACACATTAAAATTATTGGAAACACCTGAAAAAGATAGACCATCTTCATACACAGTAAAAGTTGAAGATTTAGAAGATTTAATTGGGGTTGTTATCTATAAAAGAGAAAGTGAACTAGAAGAAGAAAAACCAGGTACAGTAAATGGTTTAGCATATACTTCATATGGTGGTTCAACTTTACAAATCGAAGTAAATATTTACCCAGGTAAAGAGGAAATCAAAATTACTGGTTCATTAAAAGATGTTATGAAAGAATCTGCGCAAATCTCTTTATCATATGTTAAATCAAATGCAAGTAGATTTGGTATTGAAGAGTTTGATTTTGATAAAAACACAATTCACATCCACGTTCCAGAAGGTGCGGTTCCAAAAGATGGACCAAGTGCTGGTGTAACATTTACAACAGCATTAATCTCAGCGCTTAAAAAATTCTCTGTGCCATCAAAATATGGTATGACAGGAGAAATCACATTACGTGGTAAAGTTTTAGATATTGGTGGTTTAAAAGAGAAATCATTTGCAGCAAGTCAAAAAAGCATTAGTACAGTATTTATTCCTGAAGGAAATGTTAAAAACTTAAAAGACATTCCCGAAGAAATCAAAAAAACAATTACTTATATTCCAGTTAAAAATTACGAAGAAATTTATGATGTAATTTTTATGAATAAAAAACATTTGAAAGAGATTAAAGTTAAATAATGAATAAGCATTTTACTGCTAAATCATTTACATTTTTTACTATTAACTTTATTGTTGGTTTAGGTTTTATATCAACAATAACCACAGTTTTAAAATTAGGATATTGAGGCTACTTAGTTATTGCTTTATCTTTATTAACTGTTTTAGGAACTTCATTAGTATTTTCTAGATTATCAAATAAGTATAGCGATCACTATGGTGGATCATACGCTTTTGCTAGAAATATTGATGATGATATTGCTAATAACACTTATTCAATGGAATATAATTCGAAACAAAATACTTCAACAAGAACGAAAAAAAGTTTTTTAAGAAACTTTATTTTCTTTATTGGGTGAAACCAATTTATACAAAGTCCAATTTTATCTTCGATTTCACCATTACTTTTATCAAGTGTTATTGAAGGTATTTTAGGAGAAAATGTCCCAAACAAACTTGCAATATTATGAATTATCAGAACACTTTCTGTTGTTATATTTGCATTATTAATAATTATTTCAACACTAGGATTAAAACTAAGTACAAAAGTAATTTTTGCAACATCAATTGTTAAATGATCAATTTTAGCCATTGGTATTGTTTTGATCATGACTCAAATTTCGTTAGATGGATATTCTCAAAGTTTAGAAGCAACAAAAAATATTTCAGCTAAAACCATTTTCTCAAGCACATTATTATTCATTTTTGCTTTTGCAGGAATTGAAGATATGGCTGCAATGACCAAAGATGTTCACTTTAAAAACTTTAGAACAATTTTACTAACAGCAATTGGTGCTATATTTGTGTTTTATATGGGTGTTTATACAGTTATGCTTGGTCTTGAACAAAGCGGAGCAATAAACAATAAGTTTTACCATTATTATTCACTTGCTTTAGGTACATTTGGTTTGGTTTTATTCATCATTGGATTTATATCAAATGATATCGGATATAAAATTACTCAAACTGTTTCAACAGCAAGAAAACTTGTTCCTTTAGCAGAAGATAATTTAATTCACGAAATGTTTTCCGAACACAACTCAAAACAAGAATATAAAAAGGCAATTATATTTGTCGCAATATTTACATTAATATCAATGATTTCATTATCATTATATGTTTTATTGGCACAAAAACCTGGTGAAGAAAACTACTTCGATGCTGTTATCAATATGAGCTGTGTTGCATTGCTAGTAGAAGATATTTTCACATTCATTGTCGCTTTTGTTTTACAAAAGAAAAAGAAAATTGAAAAAATACCATTTTGAGAACAAGTTATTTATTTTTTAAGTATTATTTGAGCAGGGTTTTTAGTTTTAACATTCTTTGTTCCTAACATCTTAGGAGAAAGCATAAGCGCATCAGAAATCTTCACAATTATTGGATATTTTGTATTTATTTTAATAGGATTTGGAATAAGATATTATTCATATAGACACAAGAAATATTTATTAAAGAAACAAATTAAAATTAGTTAATTATTTATATAAGCTAACCAAGTTGTTGGTTAGTTTTTGTATACATATTGATAAAGTAAGTTGATAAAAAAGCAATATATAAATAATTAATACTAAAAAGATGTTTACTAAAGATTATTCTAATCTAAAAAATTATTTAGTGAAAAATGATAATATTTTTACTTATTCTCAAAACTCATCATACCCATTCATGTTAAAAAAAATTTATTAAATATTATTACTAAAAATACTATATTAAGAAAAGTTTATTAGCGTTATCTTTAGATGATTTTTTCCAAAATTAAAAAAATGCTGAAGAGTATAAAGAATTATTGTGTGCATTTATAAGAAAAGTGGTTAGATGGTATTTTTTCCCTTATAAAACACATAGTTTTAAATCTATACATTTTATTAAATTAAAAAAATCTTGACTACTCAT
This window contains:
- a CDS encoding CNNM domain-containing protein, with product MHSISLGAQIGLLVLLIFLFMLSAIYSGCETAYSSFSSVKIHEMKENNEKFASLIEKHHKRYNRILTTILIGNNLVNVVSSTLTAFLLGKMIVDNDELVIIISTAVVTPLLVIFGEITPKLIAKQYPKRYLQFFGWYIDLNYWIFWLLTWPISKISKKVYVTNSEEDLKSIINLAQEEGVLQTGESILAQKALDLDSTKVLSHYIRLKDVTSIRFKANIKEAHEIFKETNYSRLPIEQDGKLIGILLLKDIFHLQKGKIMNYMKQVPTVSANSILSSALEKMRTARAQMAFVTENNNSSEIIGIITIEDIIEEIIGEIYDEYDNEEKIYEISLEKSRVEEDVIMWELFKQLEIETSHLEEDEEDMSLADWLTKKTNKNKLYKNMRFVLENEIAFKVIESNLKNKKAIIEVSKL
- a CDS encoding DnaB-like helicase C-terminal domain-containing protein; protein product: MSKSKNKNFVKYNNFENFIKQTNENTLFQNRVIEKTVLNLMMADSEKQQLATQYLTDEHFFYQGHKDLFRYIKDKRELIGFGSSVDFFEIRNMIEDEESKIKYPLVTTNLINEISSMFVNEENFLNNVENLIELNKMRNLEVFYNLSLDAMSHNKKITWDGSVQDFETFLEENNLSSLQNSSFISFASATKEMEELIGLALENKLPEGLLTGFDKLDQIIKGFKPGQLIVLAARPGVGKTALALNIVKNISSVTEISEDGITTIKPNHCAFISLEMPYTELTYRLFSSITNIHLAKLQKPSLLQSNELEILANSFKENINNENLFLDDNTSSRITDLIWKIKHLHKIVPGGLKLVVIDYLQLISGHNLNGNRQNEVAQISRSLKVLALDLKIPIIALSQLSRSVEQRTEKRPQLSDLRESGAIEQDADIVIFLSRNILDPKKDDDASKFDEYSLTQVTVAKNRNGQPGYTEMLYKGNIVTFFDEKS
- the rplI gene encoding 50S ribosomal protein L9; its protein translation is MKVILIKDSKDGKANTVIEVSGGYGTNFLIKKGLAVPYNEQTLAQLNKRLDNLAADEHEHRTNALRLKEKLEELTLKFNLTSNIDGNGNLNVHGSVSTKDVDKKLKELGFNLQKHALQKIHLVSHGSHEIAVYVYKDIEAKLRIEINITNVKK
- a CDS encoding GGDEF domain-containing protein, with protein sequence MTKRQKKWLLIVLISLIFILFISFLAMFIVLENDKRISALVALGILIILISGMMLGFYALLEFSRSRDLIKKSFNGFIEEIMTKNNIGVCIFDTKQQIVWSSHFIRSTFGRDFVGMKINELLLKIDSKYKVSKDLSQKIFEFEYSNKTYEVQFWPLSNLIIIRDITPELIYKIQTLEQMPVIGEIEIDNYQLYQSILSEEQLFKINKVVIDSINEYTEKYNLAYRQYTNGKFLIFTNEQSLKQLINENFDLFLQVNKRLDDPSINKISLSGGFAYGWTSLKKKIEQAKKALVQAQSRGGDQITIYSNNQPPIYLGSNTEILIDNNRTIIKNITRNLEKKLNDPEIENIFIYGHKWADLDAIGAAYGIYEIAKNFNKDVHIVLDTFDNTVKSLFKDTKDSFATESASVFVKSNYALKHTTHKTLVVFVDIADPNRTDNPNAIDDVHRENIFVFDHHRLARSIEFAPKTNCYVETSSSSASEIVTEIISFLEYKVLISKTCAQLLLNGIYLDTIQFSKSVTPRTYEAASWLEAKGASSLKSGELLKIDEDTEEKIKKILANTLEIKEGYYLAYSDIEATNDVISIAANEILKIKGRIASFVVAKLEGTNTYKLSARGIETNVQIICEAVGGGGHFSTAAATSEEDLEIFVDNIKFAITTSGRQINNESNIN
- a CDS encoding ZIP family metal transporter; its protein translation is MQWIENLYEAINDSVQIAWLSQLFLIFIFLGAMLFIPVLIALFLPVIGKKLKKTFSIYVYSFSTGFFIVLATFGFLREALENSNLFVNTTFGLNVAKVTLYGYNILFVVGGLILGIAFSFFIKFVISYKFNKKLLASKRLSVFVHEHSVEDGHTHDHTHSHEDFIFNNDDKLEIADQALFKKTETRLKVIALLLLLTHRIPEGLLLGYNLSLFVPNSIGEVKSNISSITTAYFLSLILHLIPEEVVFYVRLKDAGYSPIKALLLSFLGLSLFLPFMIIGMYAGGSINNAGKSLIYASVSGIFLFTSLVEFFPEFYHVNFSKKSWILTIVTLFLGVILAAFVLSFHTHSH